One window of Camelina sativa cultivar DH55 chromosome 4, Cs, whole genome shotgun sequence genomic DNA carries:
- the LOC104783215 gene encoding uncharacterized protein LOC104783215 yields MKNEQTTQELQSSTQGEQKLKQPIEAPVQDSGSASGSSNDARKVSREDIELVQNLIERCLQLYMSKDEVVKTLLSRARIDPGFTSLVWQKLEEENAEFFRAYYIRMKLKRQIVVFNHLLEHQYQLTKYHVHGKAPLVVPMQNGIHPMAPVNNMPMGYPVLQPHPQMHARGHPHLDPMGGVSSCHVVSGIPAPANFQPMRMNSGNDMVVDTTMADPTPIIPPSSGMSDVPVSPASAASGGQFTFAASDMPGMGMDTAALDSAFTSDVTTSVGLQLESDGGAGSSRDPLRPFDQIPWDFSLSDLTDLSNLGDLGALENYPGSPFLPSDSDLMLDSPEQDDIDEFLVDPVPEPPCPQSEEDKL; encoded by the exons ATGAAGAACGAACAG ACCACACAGGAGTTGCAGTCTTCTACCCAAGGTGAACAGAAacttaaacaaccaatagaagcTCCTGTACAAGATTCTGGTTCTGCATCTGGCTCTAGTAATGACGCTAGGAAAGTTTCAAGGGAAGATATTGAACTT GTCCAAAATTTGATAGAAAGATGTCTTCAGTTGTACATGAGTAAAGATGAGGTCGTGAAGACCCTCTTGTCCCGTGCAAGGATTGATCCTGGATTTACAAGCTTAG TATGGCAgaaattggaagaagaaaacgccGAGTTTTTCAGGGCATATTACATCAGAATGAAACTAAAAAGGCAGATAGTTGTATTCAACCATTTGCTTGAGCACCAGTATCAGCTCACGAAGTATCATGTACATGGGAAAGCTCCTCTGGTGGTCCCGATGCAGAACGGGATTCATCCCATGGCACCTG TGAACAACATGCCCATGGGATACCCAGTACTACAACCACATCCTCAGATGCATGCTCGAGGTCATCCCCATCTTGATCCTATGGGTGGAGTGTCAAGCTGCCATGTGGTTAGTGGAATCCCTGCACCTGCTAATTTCCAACCAATGAGGATGAACTCAGGGAATGA TATGGTAGTAGATACAACCATGGCTGATCCAACTCCAATAATTCCGCCAAGCAGTGGTATGTCGGATGTGCCAGTGAGTCCAGCTTCTGCAGCGTCAGGCGGACAATTTACATTTGCTGCTTCAGACATGCCAGGCATGGGAATGGACACAGCAGCTCTTGATTCTGCTTTCACATCTGATGTCACAACTTCAGTAGGGTTACAACTTGAATCAGATGGAGGAGCTGGAAGTTCTAGAGACCCTCTCAGGCCATTTGATCAGATACCTTGGGACTTTAGTCTCTCTGACCTCACCGATTTGTCAAATCTGGGAG ATTTAGGAGCCTTAGAAAACTATCCAGGTTCTCCTTTTCTTCCATCCGATTCTGACCTTATGCTCGATTCTCCCGAACAAGATGACATAG ATGAATTCTTAGTGGATCCGGTCCCAGAACCTCCATGTCCTCAGTCAGAAGAAGACAAGTTGTAG
- the LOC104783216 gene encoding probable cyclic nucleotide-gated ion channel 3, protein MIEMMNPQRNKFVRFKGDDEYLTNNSTTRPSVTSVMRTVRRSFEKGSEKIRTFKQPLSFHSRKINNKENKKKILRVMNPNDSYLQNWNKIFLLLSVIALAFDPLFFYIPVVNPDSFCLYLDKKLQTIACVFRTFIDAFYVVHMLFQFHTGFITPASRGFGRGELNENSKDIALRYLRSYFLIDLLSILPIPQVVVLAIVPKVARPSALVAKELLKWVIFCQYVPRIARIYPLFKEVTRTSGLVTETAWAGAALNLFLYMLASHVFGSFWYLISIERKDRCWREACAKIRECSHANLYCSTTPGEDNRLFLNGSCPLIDPEEIKDLTVFNFGIFADALQSGVVESKDFPKKIFYCFWWGLRNLSALGQNLKTSAFEGEIIFAIIICISGLVLFALLIGNMQKYLQSTTVRVEEMRVKRRDAEQWMSHRMLPDDLKKRIRKYEQYKWQETKGVEEEALLSSLPKDLRKDIKRHLCLKLLKKVPWFQSMDDRLLDALCARLKTVLYTENSYIVREGEPVEDMLFIMRGVLISTTTYGGKTGFFNSVRLVAGDFCGDLLTWALDPLSSHFPISNRTVQAQTEVEGFVLSADDLKFVATQYRRLHSKQIRHMFRFYSVQWRTWAACFIQAAWKRYCRRKLSKALREEEGKLHSTLQNDNSGDNKLNLGAAIYASRFASHALRNIRANAAARNSRFPHMLSLLPQKPADPEFPMDET, encoded by the exons ATGATAGAAATGATGAATCCCCAAAGAAACAAATTCGTAAG GTTTAAGGGAGATGATGAGTATTTGACCAATAACAGTACTACAAGACCATCAGTAACTTCAGTTATGAGAACTGTTAGACGAAGCTTCGAAAAGGGCTCAGAGAAAATCAGAACCTTTAAGCAGCCACTGAGCTTTCATTCACGGAAgattaataataaagaaaacaagaagaagatactaAGAGTGATGAATCCAAATGACTCTTATCTTCAAAACTGGAACAAGATTTTCTTGCTTCTCTCTGTTATAGCTTTAGCCTTTGATCCTCTGTTTTTCTATATCCCCGTGGTAAACCCCGACAGTTTCTGTCTTTACCTAGACAAGAAACTCCAGACAATCGCTTGCGTTTTCCGCACTTTCATCGACGCTTTCTATGTGGTTCACATGCTGTTTCAGTTTCATACCGGTTTCATCACTCCTGCTTCTCGTGGTTTCGGAAGAGGAGAGCTTAATGAGAATTCTAAAGATATCGCCTTAAGATACCTCCGCTCATACTTTTTAATCGATCTTCTTTCGATTCTGCCTATCCCGCAG GTAGTTGTTCTAGCTATTGTTCCAAAAGTGGCACGACCATCCGCGCTGGTAGCAAAGGAGCTGTTGAAATGGGTAATCTTTTGCCAATATGTTCCAAGGATAGCACGGATCTATCCGCTTTTTAAAGAAGTTACAAGAACTTCTGGTTTGGTCACTGAAACTGCTTGGGCTGGAGCTGCATTAAACCTATTCCTCTACATGTTAGCTAGCCAT GTTTTTGGGTCTTTTTGGTACTTGATTTCGatagaaagaaaagatagaTGTTGGCGTGAAGCGTGTGCTAAGATACGGGAATGCAGTCATGCAAACTTATACTGTTCAACAACACCAGGGGAAGACAATAGGTTGTTTCTAAACGGTTCTTGTCCGTTGATCGATCCAGAAGAAATAAAAGACTTGACGGTTTTCAACTTTGGTATATTCGCTGATGCGTTGCAGTCTGGAGTTGTAGAGTCAAAAGATTTTCCCAAGAagattttctattgtttctggTGGGGTCTCCGCAATCTTAG TGCTTTGGGCCAAAACTTGAAGACGAGTGCCTTTGAAGGAGAGATCATTTTTGCGATTATCATTTGCATCTCTGGACTAGTCTTGTTTGCTCTACTCATTGGAAATATGCAG AAATATTTGCAATCAACCACTGTAAGAGTTGAGGAAATGAGAGTGAAAAGGAGAGATGCAGAGCAATGGATGTCTCATCGGATGTTGCCTGACGATCTGAAAAAACGTATCCGTAAATATGAACAGTATAAATGGCAAGAAACTAAAGGAGTTGAGGAAGAAGCTCTTCTCTCTAGTCTTCCAAAAGATCTCAGAAAGGACATTAAACGCCATCTTTGTCTCAAATTGCTCAAAAAA GTGCCTTGGTTTCAATCTATGGATGATCGATTATTAGACGCTCTATGTGCTCGTCTCAAAACGGTTCTTTACACAGAGAACAGTTACATTGTGCGCGAAGGTGAACCAGTAGaagatatgttatttataatgagAGGAGTTCTAATAAGCACAACGACTTATGGTGGCAAAACTGGATTCTTCAATTCGGTTCGCTTGGTTGCTGGTGATTTCTGTGGAGATCTTCTCACTTGGGCATTGGATCCTCTCAGTTCTCACTTCCCTATCTCTAACAGAACCGTTCAAGCTCAGACAGAAGTCGAAGGCTTTGTTCTCTCAGCTGATGATCTCAAGTTTGTCGCTACTCAGTATCGTCGCCTTCATAGCAAGCAAATCCGACACATGTTCAG GTTTTATTCGGTGCAATGGCGGACATGGGCAGCATGTTTTATACAAGCAGCATGGAAGAGATATTGTAGAAGGAAGCTTTCAAAGGCTTTACGTGAAGAAGAAGGCAAACTACATAGCACACTTCAGAACGATAATTCAGGTGACAATAAACTTAACTTAGGTGCTGCGATTTATGCGTCGAGGTTTGCATCTCATGCTCTGAGGAATATTAGGGCGAACGCAGCAGCACGAAATTCTAGATTCCCTCATATGCTATCTTTGTTGCCTCAGAAACCAGCCGATCCTGAGTTTCCTATGGATGAAACCTAA
- the LOC104783218 gene encoding probable cyclic nucleotide-gated ion channel 12: MNHQRSKFARFDTRTFERSVDGSFKSVRGRLKKVYGKMKTLENWRLTVLLACTVALAIDPLFLFIPVIDSQRFCFTFDKKLGAAVCVLRTFIDTFYVIHIIFHLITELIAPRSQVSLRGELIVHSKAIRKTRLLFHFIVDIFAVLPLPQVLVLTLIQRSASLVSKKILKWIILCQYLPRIVRIYPIFKEVTRASGTVAESKWIGAALNFFLYILHSYVFGAFWYVSAIEKKSICWHDACARTSGCNLTDLFCRRGGGDNSRFLNTTCPLIDPAEITNSTVFNFGMFIDALKSGVVDVKPRDLPRKFVYCFWWGLRNISALGQNLETSNSAGEIFFAVIICVSGLLLFAVLIGNVQKYLQSSTTRVDEMKEKKRDTEKWMSSRVLPEYLKERIRRYEDYKWRETRGTEEEALLRSLPKDLRLETKRYLYLNMLKRVPWLDVIDGWLLEAVCDRVKSVFYSAHSYIVREGDPVEEMLIVTRGKLRSTTGPHGLGGHYICCNLKAGDICGELLFNGSRLPTSTRTIMTLTQVEGFVLLPDDVKFVASHLNLFQRQKLKQTFRFYSPQWRSWAACFIQAAWREHYKRKLSKILRANENIPQGTQLNLGSTLYVSRFVSKALQNQRQDRADCSSSPDMPPHKPADLEFAGDEA, translated from the exons ATGAATCATCAGAGGAGTAAATTTGCAAG GTTTGATACTAGGACTTTTGAGAGATCTGTTGATGGAAGTTTCAAAAGTGTTAGAGGTCGCTTGAAGAAGGTTTACGGGAAGATGAAAACACTTGAAAACTGGAGGTTGACTGTGTTGTTAGCTTGCACCGTTGCTTTGGCTATTGATCCGTTGTTTCTCTTTATCCCTGTGATTGATTCCCAAAGATTTTGCTTCACTTTCGACAAGAAGCTTGGAGCTGCAGTGTGTGTTTTGCGTACCTTTATCGACACATTCTATGTGATTCACATCATCTTTCATCTTATAACCGAGCTCATTGCTCCTCGTTCTCAAGTATCTTTAAGAGGCGAGTTAATTGTTCATTCCAAGGCTATACGGAAAACACGTCTCCTCTTTCACTTCATTGTTGACATCTTCGCTGTTCTCCCCCTTCCTCAG GTATTGGTTCTCACTCTCATCCAACGGTCTGCCTCTCTGGTGTCAAAGAAAATACTTAAGTGGATTATACTTTGTCAATATCTACCAAGAATTGTTCGTATCTATCCGATTTTCAAAGAAGTGACAAGAGCTTCTGGTACGGTAGCAGAGTCAAAGTGGATTGGAGCTGCTTTAAACTTTTTCCTCTACATTCTGCACAGTTAT GTGTTTGGGGCTTTCTGGTACGTGAGTGCgatagaaaagaaaagcatatgTTGGCATGACGCTTGTGCTAGGACATCCGGATGCAATCTCACTGATCTGTTTTGTAGACGAGGTGGCGGAGATAATAGTCGTTTCCTGAACACTACATGCCCATTAATCGACCCTGCCGAAATCACAAACTCCACGGTCTTCAACTTTGGAATGTTCATTGATGCATTGAAGTCAGGGGTGGTAGATGTAAAGCCAAGGGATTTGCCAAGGAAGTTTGTATATTGCTTTTGGTGGGGTCTCCGAAATATTAG TGCTTTGGGACAAAATCTGGAGACAAGCAACTCTGCAGGGGAGATCTTTTTTGCTGTCATCATCTGCGTGTCTGGCTTACTCTTGTTTGCTGTGCTCATTGGAAACGTTCAG AAGTACTTGCAATCATCTACGACCAGAGTAGATGAaatgaaggagaaaaagagagacacAGAAAAATGGATGTCCTCTCGGGTGCTACCAGAGTATCTGAAAGAACGTATCAGGAGATACGAAGATTACAAATGGCGAGAAACGAGAGGCACTGAAGAGGAAGCTCTTCTTCGTAGTCTTCCAAAAGACCTCAGACTCGAAACCAAACGCTACCTTTACTTGAATATGTTAAAGCGT GTTCCATGGCTTGACGTCATCGATGGTTGGCTACTAGAAGCCGTGTGTGACCGGGTGAAGTCTGTGTTCTACTCAGCGCACAGCTACATTGTGAGAGAGGGTGACCCAGTTGAGGAAATGCTTATTGTAACGAGAGGCAAACTGAGAAGTACAACCGGACCTCATGGACTAGGTGGCCACTACATTTGTTGTAACCTCAAAGCTGGTGACATATGTGGAGAACTTCTCTTCAACGGTTCTCGCCTTCCCACCTCAACTAGAACCATAATGACTCTTACCCAAGTTGAAGGCTTCGTTCTCTTGCCTGATGATGTAAAGTTTGTGGCTTctcatttaaatttatttcaaagACAGAAACTCAAACAAACATTCAG GTTCTATTCACCGCAATGGCGCTCATGGGCGGCATGCTTCATACAAGCGGCATGGAGGGAACATTACAAAAGGAAGCTTTCTAAGATCTTACGCGCCAATGAGAATATTCCACAAGGCACACAACTCAATCTTGGATCGACGCTTTATGTGTCGAGATTTGTGTCCAAAGCTTTGCAAAAtcaacgacaagatagagcagATTGTTCCAGCTCTCCTGATATGCCACCTCATAAACCAGCTGATCTCGAGTTTGCAGGGGATGAAGCATAG
- the LOC104784443 gene encoding F-box/LRR-repeat protein At2g43260-like: MEEETPNSMYITADVLEDLLLKVPLKSLCRFKSVSKEWKSILESKRFVERHLSLAKASRKILLAAYHCNCGVSPSLLPESRFEGGEEFFSLHCDATRPSMNCDGLVCFPEVEWVDVLNPSTGQLWRFNSPSLLNPRPISTTFPTGSWSTYFPGYCAMGFGKDSVKGSYKVVRIFVAPNYCDILDVNTGEWRKLWKPRRFKVDVGRKSASVNGSIYWLRIRPHGSIYTILALDLHTEEFRDVQRPPLPKGIMSEAQIVNIGDRLAIAIPESHPVHQYVLNIWIMDAQDETWTNSHSISLASLGMVESRSFTPVTLSKHGNVVFYDDKMWLFKYYPHTDQLQILSKDICIISPYLQNLVLLQTQQVEFKTGITCIRRETEITDVVVGQSTSVDEILSEGIARSGYCGNVVKIAFLMKLCSIIGF, translated from the exons aTGGAAGAAGAAACCCCTAATTCGATGTATATCACTGCCGATGTACTAGAAGACTTGCTCCTGAAAGTTCCCCTGAAATCTCTGTGCAGATTCAAAAGTGTATCGAAAGAATGGAAATCAATACTGGAATCAAAGAGGTTCGTAGAGAGACATCTGAGTCTTGCAAAAGCTAGCCGGAAGATTCTCCTGGCCGCTTACCACTGCAACTGCGGCGTTTCGCCGAGTCTCCTCCCCGAGTCACGATTCGAAGGAGGCGAAGAGTTCTTCTCTTTACACTGCGACGCGACACGACCGTCGATGAATTGCGACGGTTTAGTTTGCTTCCCCGAAGTAGAGTGGGTCGACGTTTTGAACCCCTCGACGGGACAGCTCTGGCGATTCAATTCACCATCACTCTTGAACCCCCGCCCAATCTCCACCACGTTTCCCACCG GATCATGGTCGACTTATTTCCCGGGATATTGTGCGATGGGATTCGGTAAAGACAGTGTTAAGGGTAGCTATAAAGTAGTGAGGATCTTTGTTGCTCCTAACTATTGCGATATTCTTGATGTCAACACCGGTGAATGGCGGAAACTTTGGAAACCACGTCGTTTCAAGGTTGATGTCGGACGAAAATCCGCGTCTGTCAACGGATCAATCTACTGGTTACGAATTAGGCCTCATGGTTCCATCTACACGATACTAGCCTTGGATCTCCACACGGAAGAGTTCCGAGATGTCCAACGTCCACCTCTCCCCAAGGGCATCATGTCTGAAGCACAGATTGTCAACATTGGTGATCGTCTTGCCATTGCCATTCCTGAATCCCATCCTGTTCACCAATACGTACTAAACATATGGATTATGGATGCACAAGATGAAACTTGGACCAATTCTCACTCCATTAGTTTAGCTTCTCTTGGTATGGTGGAGTCTAGGTCCTTCACGCCAGTGACTCTCTCTAAGCATGGGAATGTTGTTTTCTATGACGATAAGATGTGGTTGTTCAAATATTATCCACACACAGACCAACTCCAAATCCTCTCCAAAGACATTTGTATTATATCTCCCTACCTCCAAAACTTGGTCCTACTTCAGACTCAACAAGTCGAGTTTAAGACTGGGATTACTTGCATCCGCCGCGAAACAGAGATAACG GATGTGGTGGTGGGTCAATCAACAAGTGTTGACGAGATTCTCTCTGAGGGAATAG CACGTTCTGGTTATTGTGGCAACGTCGTCAAG ATTGCATTCTTAATGAAGCTCTGTAGTATCATTGGTTTTTGA
- the LOC104783219 gene encoding mitochondrial inner membrane protein OXA1-like, which produces MACLRSFSRRSLYPKWFCCKTSRPADLLLQHHHIKDSTGSSFPDSSLLIRSFHRQVFSQDRRNMSFVQPMGSSGALVCSRHMSSKPEELCSKIDAFGNVAEELVSDKSVGAMATVDQIFSFPGEFVHYVINGIHEFTGLNWWMSILLTAFLVNVLMSPVSMRVVRHAWELLILLRRTLEKMERIQKVGNRETLAKYKKWETESIKELEAGCFSFWKLFVPDAFVYISFLSGISTMAKKIPELSTSDSLYIMPLLAGFTFWFSSEIHNRSSLLSRMKRLPLFPIIFVVLQATFDFEPAVYFYMITSRIYVSTLLLKLRSNQIVKLRSILGWPDVPVTTVSKQQRIMARLTCLMREFIDVVKKNDKK; this is translated from the exons ATGGCTTGTCTTCGTAGCTTCTCAAGGAGAAGTCTTTACCCAAAATGGTTCTGCTGCAAGACCTCAAGGCCtgctgatcttcttcttcaacatcatcATATCAAAGATTCTACTGGATCCAGTTTCCCGGACTCAAGTCTTCTGATTCGTAGCTTTCACAGGCAAGTTTTCTCTCAAGATAGACGGAATATGTCTTTTGTTCAACCAATGGGTTCTTCTGGAGCGTTGGTATGTAGTAGACACATGTCTTCTAAACCAGAAGAGTTGTGTTCAAAGATTGATGCTTTTGGAAATGTTGCTGAGGAACTTGTCTCTGATAAATCTGTGGGAGCAATGGCTACTGTAGATCAGATTTTTTCTTTCCCTGGGGAGTTCGTGCATTATGTGATTAATGGAATCCATGAGTTCACTGGTTTAAATTG GTGGATGTCAATTCTTCTTACGGCTTTTCTGGTTAATGTACTGATGTCACCAGTCTCTATGCGGGTTGTGAGGCATGCTTGGGAACTACTG ATTTTGCTTAGGAGGACCCTTGAGAAAATGGAGAGAATTCAAAAG GTCGGTAATCGTGAAACTCTAGCTAAATACAAAAAATGGGAAACAGAGTCGATCAAAGA ATTGGAAGCCGGTTGCTTTTCTTTCTGGAAACTGTTTGTTCCTGATGCATTCGTCTACATCAGCTTCTTGAGCGGG ATTTCAACCATGGCTAAGAAGATCCCTGAACTTTCAACTTCAGACAGCTTATACATCATGCCTCTACTGGCAGGCTTCACTTTCTGGTTCTCATCAGAG ATCCACAACAGAAGCAGTCTTTTATCCAGAATGAAGAGACTCCCTTTATTTCCCATCATCTTTGTCGTGCTCCAAGCTACATTTGATTTTGAACCG GCAGTATACTTTTACATGATCACATCTAGAATCTATGTATCCACATTATTATTGA agTTGAGGTCCAATCAGATAGTAAAGTTGAGAAGCATCCTAGGGTGGCCAGATGTTCCAGTAACAACGGTCTCTAAGCAGCAAAGGATTATGGCGAGATTGACATGTCTGATGAGAGAATTTATTGACGTGGTGAAGAAGAATGACAAGAAGTAA
- the LOC104783220 gene encoding mitochondrial inner membrane protein OXA1-like produces MACLRSIITKRANVLQRRAYPSCGHLIHDDRDDDTKPRSDTTMIRKVLARNGTSNYKLSSMFEGRHYYHSFASGPLSGLGLSSCRYMSSTQPEWSDKVDGIDFVATEVVPDEIVEALTTTSQAVPAAVNEVAIAAADSAFPVAALQHLIDGVHSFTGLNWWASIALTTVIIRGVTVPILLNQLKATYKLNVLRPQLEELRREMSTKAQDPEAMAEGQRRMQLLFKEHGVTPFTPLKGLIIQGPIFISFFFAIRNMAEKVPSFKTGGTLWFTDLTTADTTYILPLLTAATFLIMVESNMQEGLEGNPVAGTMKKFSRIIAFLSIPVLIGIEKALFCYWLTSNLFTLVYGLTLRRPDVRKLLNLPDVVNSSTRQPSPSSSSPLPFTFPEPKDQSVAQEKPPVSPSSSESSSSVPDRRISRSSVLNQRIRSLERQLKDRKNKK; encoded by the exons ATGGCTTGCTTGCGTAGTATCATCACCAAGAGAGCTAATGTTCTACAGAGACGAGCTTATCCATCGTGTGGTCATCTAATTCATGATGATAGAGATGACGACACTAAACCCCGTTCTGATACAACGATGATTCGTAAAGTCTTAGCACGTAATGGGACTAGTAATTACAAGCTTAGCTCTATGTTTGAGGGAAGGCATTATTATCACTCATTTGCCTCTGGTCCATTGAGTGGTCTTGGATTGTCTTCGTGTCGTTATATGAGTTCTACACAACCTGAATGGTCTGATAAAGTTGATGGTATTGACTTCGTGGCTACGGAAGTTGTTCCTGATGAAATCGTTGAAGCTTTAACGACGACTAGCCAAGCTGTTCCTGCTGCTGTAAATGAGGTTGCTATTGCTGCTGCGGATTCTGCTTTTCCTGTGGCTGCTTTACAGCATTTGATTGATGGTGTGCATTCGTTTACGGGCCTGAATTG GTGGGCTTCAATAGCTTTGACAACTGTTATCATTCGTGGAGTTACAGTTCCCATTCTTTTGAATCAGTTGAAGGCTACTTACAAACTCAAT GTTCTGAGGCCGCAACTGGAGGAgttaagaagagagatgagCACTAAG GCTCAGGATCCTGAAGCCATGGCAGAAGGTCAAAGACGGATGCAATTATTGTTTAAAGA ACATGGAGTAACTCCATTTACCCCCCTCAAAGGACTTATTATTCAAGGTCCCATCTTCATCAGCTTTTTCTTTGCG ATCAGGAATATGGCGGAGAAAGTCCCGTCATTTAAAACCGGGGGAACTCTTTGGTTTACTGATCTCACCACTGCAGATACTACATATATCTTGCCACTTCTCACCGCAGCGACTTTCTTGATTATGGTGGAG tCAAACATGCAGGAAGGTCTTGAAGGCAATCCAGTGGCTGGAACTATGAAGAAATTCTCAAGAATTATTGCCTTCCTTTCTATTCCAGTTTTGATAGGCATTGAAAAG GCATTGTTTTGTTACTGGCTTACCTCCAATCTGTTTACTCTTGTGTATGGATTAA CATTAAGACGTCCTGATGTGAGGAAGCTCTTGAATCTCCCAGATGTTGTCAACTCTTCTACTAGGCAGCCGTCACCGTCTTCATCTTCGCCTTTGCCATTTACCTTTCCCGAGCCAAAAGACCAAAGTGTTGCTCAAGAAAAACCTCCTGTGTCCCCCTCCTCCTCCGAGTCATCTTCAAGTGTTCCAGATAGAAGAATCTCACGAAGTTCAGTTCTGAATCAGAGAATCAGAAGTCTGGAGAGACAACTCAAGGATCGAAAGAACAAGAAGTGA
- the LOC104783221 gene encoding putative galacturonosyltransferase 2: MVPDFGHGTWIGKGSQALNDTPEMLSERSLRQERRVKRADELMMNDDTIHKFEKAALARSRSVDSAPLGNYTIWKNEYRRGNNFEDMLRLMQDQIIMARVYSGLAKLTNNLALQEELETQLAQIASEEESSDSDTDQLQRVLDTIRDMGQILGRAKEQLYECKLVTNKLRAMLQAAEEELEYTQTYTTFLTQLASKALPDAIHCLTMHWTLEYHLLPLPMRNFPRREKLENPKLYHYALFSDNVLAASVVVNSTVMNAQDPSSHVFHLVTDKLNFGAMSMWFLLNPPGDATIHVQRFEDFSWLNSSYSPVLRQLESAAMKKFYFKTDRSESVESGSENLKYRYPKYMSMLNHLRFYILRIFPKLEKILFLDDDVVVQKDLTPLWSIDLKGKVNETFDPKYCAWAYGMNIFDLKEWKKNNITETYHFCQDLNENRTLWKLGTLPPGLITFYRLTLPLQGKWHLLGLGYDKGIDVRKIERSAVIHYNGHMKPWTEMAISKYQPYWTKYINFDHPFIFSCRLFE; encoded by the exons AGCCTGAGACAGGAAAGAAGAGTGAAACGGGCAgatgaattgatgatgaatgatgacaCTATCCACAAGTTTGAGAAGGCAGCACTCGCACGTTCCAGATCAGTCGATTCTGCACCACTAGGAAACTACACCATTTGGAAAAATGAATACCGGAGGGGCAACAACTTTGAAGATATGTTACGTCTCATGCAAGATCAAATCATTATGGCACGAGTTTACAGTGGTCTTGCAAAGTTGACAAACAATCTCGCCTTGCAAGAAGAACTAGAAACACAACTAGCCCAAATAGCATCGGAGGAAGAATCAAGTGATAGTGATACTGATCAACTGCAGAG AGTTCTTGATACTATAAGAGACATGGGACAAATACTGGGTAGGGCGAAAGAGCAACTATATGAATGCAAGCTGGTGACAAATAAGCTGAGAGCAATGCTACAAGCAGCTGAAGAAGAACTCGAATACACGCAAACTTATACAACGTTCTTGACTCAGCTGGCTTCCAAGGCACTACCAGATGCTATCCACTGCTTGACCATGCACTGGACTCTAGAGTATCATCTCTTACCTTTACCAATGAGAAATTTTCCAAGAAGGGAGAAGTTGGAGAATCCGAAACTTTACCACTACGCTCTCTTCTCTGATAATGTGTTGGCTGCATCAGTTGTTGTCAATTCCACAGTCATGAATGCACAG GATCCTTCAAGTCATGTTTTTCACCTTGTGACTGATAAACTCAATTTTGGAGCAATGAGTATGTGGTTTCTGTTAAACCCTCCTGGAGACGCAACCATCCATGTCCAAAGGTTCGAAGATTTTTCTTGGCTCAACTCATCTTACTCCCCAGTTTTGAGACAGCTCGAGTCAGCAGCTATGAAGAAGTTCTACTTCAAGACAGATAGATCTGAATCAGTTGAATCAGGCTCAGAAAACCTCAAGTACCGGTACCCGAAATACATGTCTATGCTTAACCACTTGAGGTTCTACATCCTGAGGATCTTCCCAAAGTTAGAGAAAATCTTGTTTCTTGACGATGATGTGGTTGTTCAGAAGGATTTAACTCCCCTGTGGTCCATAGATCTTAAAGGGAAAGTGAATG AGACCTTTGATCCGAAATACTGCGCATGGGCTTATGGGATGAACATCTTCGACCTGAAAGAGTGGAAAAAGAACAACATTACTGAAACTTATCACTTCTGTCAAGACCTG AACGAAAACCGGACTTTATGGAAACTTGGAACATTGCCACCAGGACTCATAACCTTCTACAGGCTGACACTACCGCTTCAGGGCAAATGGCACTTACTTGGACTGGGTTATGATAAAGGAATAGATGTCAGGAAGATTGAAAGATCAGCTGTTATACATTACAACGGACACATGAAACCATGGACAGAGATGGCGATAAGCAAGTATCAGCCATACTGGACAAAGTACATCAATTTTGATCATCCTTTCATCTTTAGCTGCAGGCTGTTTGAGTGA